A stretch of the Lactuca sativa cultivar Salinas chromosome 9, Lsat_Salinas_v11, whole genome shotgun sequence genome encodes the following:
- the LOC111876118 gene encoding endochitinase A isoform X2, producing MTTIGTPLFPSLDGKESQQPARVTARSKSSVRSSSINKTSRLSVSQSETNHPSRPARSSSVTRSSISTTQYTNYSSRNTNILNTSSASVSSYIRPSTPTKTARPSTPSTRTTPSRTSTPSRTRPTPTPTPTPTPIRQNTRPSTPTSRPQTPGNLTPSPTIRPPSRSSTPTRRTLTPSLTPSTSSLTSASRGLTSNGRSNSSAVGSTSRPSSPSPRVRPPPQPMNIIDFPHETPPNLRTTLPDRPLSAGRSRPGGSTTVKGNLDNSNTGSGTITRRHSSPNVIRGRIPEPSGSGRSRPNSNGNVVESLDPRRTSHLPQSVTRKPVKSSNSENGTGFGRNISKKSLDMAIKHMDIRNGGVRPLSGSTLFPQSIRSSNSRAHPTATRASSVDGGGSENGNYSNNGYLWNRAGGGGGPMEDQSPHSSKLSSEVDMYESSRYDAILLKEDLKNTSWLHTADDKTTDEALLFDHGFESLPEPFSPL from the exons ATGACTACGATTG GAACTCCTCTCTTTCCTTCTTTGGATGGAAAAGAGTCTCAACAACCTGCACGTGTCACTGCAAGAAGCAAGTCTTCAGTAAGATCAAGTTCCATAAACAAAACTTCAAGG CTATCTGTATCTCAATCTGAGACCAATCATCCTTCAAGACCTGCAAGAAGCAGTTCAGTGACTCGATCCTCCATCTCCACCACACAATATACAAACTATTCTAGCAGAAACACCAACATTTTAAACACAAGCTCTGCTTCTGTATCTTCTTATATAAGACCTTCTACCCCTACCAAAACTGCAAGACCTTCTACCCCATCGACCCGAACAACCCCTTCAAGAACTTCAACTCCTTCTAGAACCCGCCCCACCcctacccccacccccacccccaccccaatAAGACAAAACACAAGACCTTCAACACCTACTTCAAGACCACAAACACCTGGAAACTTGACACCTTCTCCTACAATTCGACCACCTTCCAGGTCATCAACCCCTACACGTAGGACCCTAACACCTTCTCTCACCCCATCCACCTCATCTTTGACTTCAGCCTCACGTGGGTTGACTTCAAATGGACGTAGTAATAGTAGTGCTGTGGGGTCCACTTCAAGACCGAGTTCTCCTAGTCCACGTGTACGCCCGCCACCTCAGCCTATGAATATAATTGATTTCCCTCATGAAACGCCGCCGAATCTTAGAACGACTTTACCAGATCGACCTCTGTCTGCTGGTAGGTCAAGACCAGGTGGGTCCACTACTGTGAAGGGTAATTTAGACAATTCAAACACCGGAAGTGGGACCATCACGAGAAGACATTCGTCCCCTAACGTGATTAGGGGACGGATTCCGGAACCTTCCGGAAGCGGAAGGTCGCGTCCTAATTCTAATGGGAATGTTGTTGAGAGTTTGGATCCACGAAGAACTTCTCATTTGCCACAATCAGTAACAAGAAAACCTGTAAAGTCATCAAATTCGGAAAATGGAACAGGATTTGGAAGGAATATCTCAAAGAAATCACTGGATATGGCAATTAAACATATG GATATAAGAAATGGAGGTGTACGACCACTTTCAGGGTCAACGCTTTTCCCACAAAGCATTCGGTCAAGCAACTCCAGGGCCCACCCTACAGCTACACGTGCAAGTTCTGTAGATGGCGGTGGATCTGAAAATGGGAATTATAGTAATAATGGATATTTATGGAACAgagctggtggtggtggtgggcccATGGAAGATCAAAGCCCACATTCTTCTAAACTATCATCGGAAGTTGACATGTATGAGAGTTCAAGGTACGATGCTATTTTGCTCAAAGAAGACCTTAAAAACACAAGCTGGTTGCACACTGCGGATGACAAGACTACTGATGAAGCTCTTTTGTTTGATCATGGGTTCGAGTCCCTTCCTGAGCCTTTTAGTCCTTTGTGA